The following proteins are co-located in the Triticum aestivum cultivar Chinese Spring chromosome 1A, IWGSC CS RefSeq v2.1, whole genome shotgun sequence genome:
- the LOC123050596 gene encoding lysine-specific demethylase JMJ706: MVEGRSCLPAEVRNGLETLKKRRLERMRLSAQKDAGDNPAMAARSGGDSLRTPANCGVRLHANNVTAGLPSTSSAQNNNPFAKRKVDKFDMSNLEWIDNIPECPVYCPTKEEFEDPIAYIQKISPVASKYGICKIVAPVSASVPAGVVLMKEQPGFKFMTRVQPLRLAEWAEDDTVTFFMSGRKYTFRDYERMANKVFSKKYSSASCLPARYVEEEFWREISSGKMDFVEYACDVDGSAFSSSSHDQLGKSNWNLKNFSRLPSSVLRLLQTPIPGVTDPMLYIGMLFSMFAWHVEDHYLYSINYHHCGAFKTWYGIPGDAAPGFERVASQYVYNKDILTGDGEDAAFDVLLGKTTMFPPNILLDHNVPVYKAVQKPGEFVITFPRSYHSGFSHGFNCGEAVNFAIGDWFPLGSLASKRYALLNRTPFLAHEELLCRSAMLLSHKLSDPETINSEHPYTQYCVKSSFVRLMRLQRRTRSLLAKMGSQIYYKPKMYSNLSCSMCRRDCYVTHVSCGCTFDPICLHHEQELRSCSCKSDRIVYVREDILELEALYRKFEQDIRLDKETSANVSYKQAAISDIGDDHGRSVGANQDISNSEANLLEANAADGGKCSPATSSLTSFAHRDGSLPAEPKFHAAQTDQIWPITKQFIKTSSVEGNGPLYGNSSCMADACNEISSCNASPMEYSGNSDSDTEIFRVKRRSSILGRSAPDTKTTNMSEQKVLKRLKKASPETQHDNKRPEEDSERTSVPSVSMRHNKSNSASSEEDREDMVPIAWRMKRRQLEAQQGDTSYAAQQSNVYPSTSSCSRQQFAEATKDAAASEVRPKRVKIRLPRSTNRLVEQQQQGSSGQRFAVDDKPPGFWHTV, from the exons ATG GTGGAGGGAAGGAGCTGTCTCCCCGCAGAGGTCAGGAATGGGCTCGAGACACTGAAGAAGAGGAGACTTGAGAGGATGCGTTTGAGTGCTCAGAAAGACGCCGGTGACAATCCTGCCATGGCTGCAAGGAGCGGCGGGGACTCACTGCGGACTCCTGCAAACTGTGGGGTGAGATTGCATGCCAACAATGTTACTGCGGGTTTACCTAGCACTAGCAGTGCCCAGAACAATAATCCATTTGCAAAGCGCAAGGTGGACAAGTTCGATATGTCTAACCTAGAGTGGATAGACAACATACCAGAGTGCCCTGTGTATTGTCCCACCAAGGAGGAATTCGAGGATCCCATTGCGTATATACAGAAAATTTCCCCGGTGGCTTCAAAATACG GCATTTGCAAAATCGTGGCACCTGTAAGCGCTTCTGTGCCCGCTGGTGTCGTGCTGATGAAGGAACAACCTGGTTTTAAGTTCATGACCAGGGTTCAGCCGCTTCGTCTTGCTGAATGGGCTGAAGACGATACAGTCACTTTCTTTATGAGTGGACG AAAGTACACTTTCAGAGACTACGAGAGAATGGCCAACAAAGTGTTCTCTAAGAAGTATTCCAGTGCTAGTTGTCTCCCTGCTAGGTACGTGGAGGAGGAGTTCTGGCGTGAAATCTCTTCTGGAAAGATGGATTTTGTTGAATATGCTTGTGATGTTGATGGGAgtgccttctcttcttcttctcacGATCAGCTTGGGAAAAGCAACTGGAACCTCAAG AATTTTTCACGGCTCCCCAGTTCTGTGCTGAGACTTCTGCAGACGCCAATTCCG GGAGTAACAGATCCAATGCTTTATATCGGTATGCTCTTTAGCATGTTTGCATGGCATGTCGAAGATCACTATTTGTACAG CATCAATTATCATCATTGTGGGGCATTTAAGACATGGTATGGGATACCAGGCGATGCTGCTCCTGGATTTGAAAGGGTGGCAAGCCAGTATGTGTACAACAAGGATATTTTGACTGGTGATGGAGAGGATGCAGCTTTTGATGTTCTGTTAGGGAAGACAACAATGTTCCCCCCAAATATCTTGTTAGACCACAATGTTCCTGTTTATAAAGCTGTGCAGAAGCCTGGAGAGTTTGTTATAACATTCCCTCGTTCGTACCATTCAGGTTTCAGCCATG GCTTCAATTGTGGAGAGGCTGTCAATTTTGCTATTGGCGACTGGTTTCCTCTGGGCTCTCTGGCTAGCAAACGCTACGCACTTCTGAACAGAACACCCTTTCTTGCACACGAGGAGCTACTTTGCCGTTCTGCAATGCTTCTGTCCCACAAACTGAGTGATCCAGAAACAATTAATTCTGAACATCCATACACTCAATATTGTGTGAAGTCTTCCTTTGTGAGGTTGATGCGACTGCAGCGGCGCACACGCAGCTTACTCGCTAAAATGGGTTCTCAGATATACTACAAGCCAAAAATGTATTCGAACCTATCCTGTAGCATGTGCCGGCGTGATTGCTACGTTACACATGTGTCATGCGGATGCACCTTTGATCCTATCTGCCTTCATCATG AACAAGAACTGCGGAGCTGCTCTTGTAAATCTGACCGGATTGTCTACGTCAGAGAGGACATACTGGAGTTAGAGGCTCTATATAGAAAATTCGAGCAGGATATTCGCCTGGATAAGGAAACAAGTGCTAATGTCTCTTATAAGCAAGCTGCGATTTCTGATATTGGTGATGATCATGGTCGATCAGTTGGGGCTAACCAGGACATCAGCAACAGTGAAGCAAACTTGCTAGAAGCAAATGCTGCTGACGGTGGAAAGTGTTCTCCTGCGACTTCATCGTTGACGTCTTTTGCACATCGTGACGGGTCTTTGCCTGCAGAACCAAAG TTCCATGCAGCTCAAACTGACCAAATTTGGCCAATTACTAAGCAGTTCATAAAAACATCATCAGTGGAAGGGAATGGTCCGTTGTATGGCAATTCATCCTGCATGGCTGATGCTTGCAATGAAATTAGTTCCTGCAATGCTTCACCCATGGAATACAGTGGCAATTCTGATTCTGATACTGAAATTTTCCGAGTCAAGCGCAGGTCCAGCATATTAGGAAGATCTGCTCCTGACACGAAGACAACAAACATGTCTGAACAGAAG GTTCTGAAGCGGCTGAAGAAGGCATCCCCAGAAACACAACATGACAATAAGCGACCTGAAGAAGACTCTGAGCGTACTTCAGTTCCCTCAGTTAGTATGAGGCACAATAAGTCAAATTCTGCCTCTTCTGAGGAAGATAGAGAGGATATGGTTCCCATTGCCTGGAGGATGAAGCGGCGGCAGCTGGAAGCTCAACAAGGCGATACCAGTTATGCGGCGCAGCAGTCGAATGTGTATCCATCTACCAGCAGCTGTTCCCGGCAGCAGTTTGCGGAGGCAACTAAAGACGCAGCCGCCTCAGAGGTCCGGCCGAAGCGGGTGAAGATCCGGTTGCCTCGTAGCACGAACAGGCTGgtcgagcagcagcagcagggcagTTCAGGCCAGAGATTTGCAGTGGATGACAAGCCGCCTGGGTTTTGGCATACGGTTTAG